The Streptococcus equi subsp. equi nucleotide sequence AAATATGATTCATCACTTGCTAAAAGAAGAGTTATCTTATTTAGACAATGTAAATGAATTCAACTATGCTCGTTTCATGGAAAAATATAAGTTAAAAACAATTACCGATGAAAAAATGGTAATTGATGAATATTATACTTTAATAGGTTAAAGGAGATTATCATGGGATTTTTGGACAATGTAAAAGAAGCTAGTACTGTTTCGACTGCTTCTGGCGAAAATTATGAATATGTTGTGCTACAAGTTACACTAAAAGAAAAGCTTATAGGAACAGGCTCAGGAAATTTAACTGAACTTGAAAATGTTATTAATAAGCAAGCAAAAAAAGGATATCGCCTACACACTATTACCACATCAAATGGTGGCAGTAAAGGATTTGGTGGCGGAGATAGAATACAAGCTACAATGGTATTTGAGAAAATCAAGTAAAATAAAAAAAGCCCTACGCTCAAATTTTGGTCGGTGCGAGCGTGAGGCAAATCTAGTATAGTAAAAACCTGCTTCGCAGTAGGTCTCTTTACTATACCTATTTTAACAGAAAATGAGGTAAAAAACAATGTGGTCAGAAAAACACAAAAGCGGAAAAGTAAATTTTGTAGAACGGTACAAACACCCGTATACTGGCAAGTGGTGCAGAGCTTCTGTCCTTATGGAAAAAGACACGCCACGAATACGAAAAGAAGCCCAAAAATATCTTGACGAAAAAATATCTAAAATCTTAACAAGTCTTACCACAACCGATGCCTACCTACTAGATGTCATGAACGAATGGTGGGAACATCATCAGAAATCACTCAAATCAACTTCTGTCCGCTCTCTTGATTTTAGAATAAGAGAATTGCGAAACTTAATTGATCCAGAAGTGATGATTGCCAAGATAACCACGAAATACCTGCAAAGTATTATCGACAAAATACCAGGTAGTTATGACAAACGTAAACGAGCACGGCAGCTGCTCAAACAAACCTTCGACTACGCTATCGCTTTAGAGTATGTCTCAATCAATCCAGTTATTAGTACCCAACTCGCAAAACCTGTTAAGACCATCAAAGACTTTGA carries:
- a CDS encoding phage protein; amino-acid sequence: MGFLDNVKEASTVSTASGENYEYVVLQVTLKEKLIGTGSGNLTELENVINKQAKKGYRLHTITTSNGGSKGFGGGDRIQATMVFEKIK